DNA sequence from the Dreissena polymorpha isolate Duluth1 chromosome 3, UMN_Dpol_1.0, whole genome shotgun sequence genome:
CAACAGCAGGTTAATTGTCCATTATATAACGGCACATACTTTTATCTCCCTATTTTACATGTATTGTGGTTATTTCTGATTTAAGCAATCGCCCTTCATTAGTAACTGTAATTTTAACAATAACTGTCTCTACAATATAATTTCGAAAAATGCCTGTACAGACGTAGATTTTCCAAATACACCCTTACTGCTAACTGGTCTGTTAACATCCTCTGAATATTGATACATAACCTACTTATAAAAATTTTGTATTACAACATTACATAGTTTGCTTAAAGTGTGAAATAAATTGATGTcatatacataaaaaaatgttcccCAAatgaattagtttaaacctacttattttagctcgattgcatcaaaagcctcaggcttattcaaacgctctcgagtccgtttcctgggcctacaACCAGTACTtcgtgtctttggggaagatctaaagaacgctccgaAGTGGAGATCGAAACCGTGACCcacggttgctaggcggacatcatatccattatGCCACGGCGACCTCATAATTGTTACAAAAGTTATTTGAGCGATGCAACAGTACAATTTAATACATACGCATACGACGCTATTTTGAATTTTGGTGAATTGTTAAGGTAAGCAGACGTAtggttatttttacaaaataagcaatTTTGGACTTGAAAAGAACAGTATAAGGGCGATTGTGATTAAACTCATATAAAGTCAAAATAATCaccattttattttttgatgtttACTATTTCGGTGAATTATATCGAAATAAgcggagttttgagacaaaaattGCATAAGGGTGCATCCATGTCTTTTAACATCATGTTATAATACATAAAGCCTATTACAAATATTATACTTTGTGAGTCGACACActaaatttcatattttaaaaaacaatagGTTGAAAAATTGTTGTTAACCAATGAACGAGATATATCGGTTAACTTGTACTACAACTAAGTTTGTTAACActaattttaaaaacgttttatatagtataataatgaaacaaaatatgaatgCCACACCCCTAGTTGTTAATGTCTTCATAAGTATCACTCTATTATGCACATGATCAATTGATCATattgtggccataccacgtgacTACTTTCTAAAACCAGGAATTACACGCTGTAAGTCATTTTTTAAATCTTCTGGTAAATATTCGAAATCTGAGTATGTGGGAAGAAACTTTTTATCTTTGTTGCATACATTCTTTTTCAAACGTTTAAGCATATCTCTGTATATCTTGGAATCTTTACCATACATATAGTAAGACACGCGAACAGACGTAAATGAATGTTCAATGCTATTCTCATAACAGGGGTTGCCTGTACTTCCTATATCTCTTATTTGCTGGAAGATTGTCTTTTCCGGAAACAAGTAAATAAGCGACTTGACATCtttttcatcaagttcatgtcttTTACACTGAGCTTCTGCTATCTTACATTGATTTTCCAAGGAAATATTGTTTTCAGTGAGACACTTTTTCCTTTTATAGAGTGGAAACCTCGACAACCGTAGAACACAATATTCACTCAGACGTGTGCGCTCGTGTTGCTCAgctaattttaaatatttacatactTCTTCGCACGACATGTCATTGGTCGCAGTGCCCTCCATGAAAGTAAGCAGAGTGTCTTCACACTGTTCCATCAATTTT
Encoded proteins:
- the LOC127874682 gene encoding BTB and MATH domain-containing protein 38-like gives rise to the protein METRVYKPNEQTKSGAIDVSIFSEDSDLTDLTLIVEEIRIPVIKAVLSLSSPVFKKMFEGEWKEKNQSEVYLPEKKLVTFVPFLCCLYPNLKERITTENAAFILPLASEYQVVKLMEQCEDTLLTFMEGTATNDMSCEEVCKYLKLAEQHERTRLSEYCVLRLSRFPLYKRKKCLTENNISLENQCKIAEAQCKRHELDEKDVKSLIYLFPEKTIFQQIRDIGSTGNPCYENSIEHSFTSVRVSYYMYGKDSKIYRDMLKRLKKNVCNKDKKFLPTYSDFEYLPEDLKNDLQRVIPGFRK